CGCGGCGCTGCTGGCCCTGGCGCTGGCGTGCGGCAGCAGCGAACGCTGGCGCCTGCTGCGGCGCGCGCTCAAGGCGGTGCTGGCCTTCAATCTCTCGGTCAGCCTCGGCTACCTGGTGGTAGCGTTGTGGCAGGACCGATTCTCGGGCCACTACCTGCTGCTCGTGAACCTGCGCGTGCTGCTGCTGGTCTACCTGGGCTTCTGGTTCGTCGGCCGCGTCAACCTGCTGCAGGCGCTGGCATTCTCGCCCACGCTATCGTTCCTGGCGGCGCTGGCGGTGGGGCAGGTGGCGGCATTCACGCGCATCGTGCGCGACTTCCGCCTGGCCTTCGCCAGCCGCAATTGCGCCGCCATCGCGCTGGCCGACCGCGCACGCCACGCGTCCGCCCAGGCCAGCCACCTGTTCGACAAATCCATCTGCAGCGCCGCCGACACGGCCATGGCGATGCGTTCACGGGGGAGTTTCGATGATTGAAATGAACGATGTGGATTTCGCCTGGCCGGATGCGCCGCAGTCGCTGTCCGGCCTGTCGTTCCGCCTGGACGCCGGCGAGAAAGTGGTGCTGCTGGGCGCGAACGGCTGCGGCAAGTCGACG
This portion of the Telluria beijingensis genome encodes:
- a CDS encoding ABC transporter permease gives rise to the protein MSLSMNPRRWLAAYLAAVVALTFVHQPWLLAALLALALACGSSERWRLLRRALKAVLAFNLSVSLGYLVVALWQDRFSGHYLLLVNLRVLLLVYLGFWFVGRVNLLQALAFSPTLSFLAALAVGQVAAFTRIVRDFRLAFASRNCAAIALADRARHASAQASHLFDKSICSAADTAMAMRSRGSFDD